From the genome of Deltaproteobacteria bacterium, one region includes:
- a CDS encoding DNA-directed RNA polymerase subunit omega, giving the protein MARVTVEDCLTKVENRFALVHAAAKRAKMLYKGATATLECKNKEVVTALREIADGTVKVTATEEEETTKKKKRK; this is encoded by the coding sequence ATGGCACGAGTCACTGTCGAAGATTGTTTAACGAAAGTTGAAAACCGGTTTGCCTTGGTCCATGCCGCCGCTAAACGGGCCAAAATGCTTTATAAGGGAGCCACCGCCACTCTTGAATGCAAAAACAAAGAGGTGGTAACAGCCCTCCGCGAAATTGCCGACGGCACGGTAAAAGTCACAGCAACGGAAGAAGAAGAAACAACCAAGAAAAAGAAGAGGAAGTAA
- a CDS encoding HAMP domain-containing histidine kinase — protein sequence MPIKRLVDLTLPEYRNRHLFTARLRLAIFVGFWIFYLYFFHPVLDQLRPVTAIVTACFVVTTLAYFCILKNRFIGLSFISHILSDLVTITVIIYLTDGPYSDFFTIYLFYVFICGVFYDYLLALFVALGCGIFYGAFLALCQMQVIPPLILDWGNLIPAESHSPQYHYFFWASFSLLTVYGVKVASHFGQQRERSLEARNKELTALAHMSSTIRSTISVEKVLEQILKGIQSGLDLSLSVLVLFDRQKNQIRFLPPKNHPAIKKILPLLGDNKTDFVFPLDVPENSALQALYHHQIIFRKQLEEVLIGIQPPLGKEVMQQIQTTIGFKKIVGVPLVAESELLGALIGCTPYAVVDPQTVTTLEAFANQAALILEAALLIQRLREANTSLKEANRVKSEFLATMSHELRTPLTAIIGFSELLLEGVMGRLTQEQQDSLREVLNNGATLLDLINNLLDMAKVDAGKMTLEIQPFNLPELLQRLTQTISSLMQRKNLTLKLNLPKDVSPFRADEKKIQQVLLNLLSNAIKFTPEGGIIEIDLKCHGGPNWLDAVPWSSKIIKQSLFANGAVELSVVDNGIGIKQENLTKVFEMFSQGDSSVTRSHGGTGLGLTLAKQFVELHRGVIWVESEVGKGTKFTVILPIS from the coding sequence ATGCCGATAAAACGCCTAGTTGACCTGACGTTACCTGAATACCGGAATCGTCATCTTTTTACTGCGCGTTTGAGGCTCGCCATTTTCGTCGGTTTTTGGATTTTTTATCTCTATTTTTTCCATCCCGTTCTGGATCAACTCAGACCAGTCACCGCCATTGTCACGGCCTGTTTTGTTGTTACGACATTGGCCTATTTCTGCATTCTGAAAAACCGGTTTATCGGACTTTCTTTTATTTCTCACATTCTTTCGGATTTGGTCACGATTACGGTCATTATCTATCTGACGGACGGACCCTATAGCGATTTTTTCACAATCTACCTTTTCTATGTTTTTATATGCGGTGTTTTTTACGACTATCTTTTAGCTCTTTTTGTTGCGTTGGGTTGCGGTATTTTTTACGGCGCCTTTCTTGCTCTCTGCCAGATGCAGGTGATTCCACCCCTTATTCTGGATTGGGGAAATCTCATCCCCGCTGAATCCCATTCTCCCCAGTATCATTATTTTTTCTGGGCTTCTTTTTCTCTGCTGACGGTTTATGGAGTCAAAGTGGCGAGTCATTTCGGCCAGCAGAGAGAGCGATCGTTGGAAGCGCGTAACAAAGAACTGACGGCGCTGGCGCATATGAGCTCTACGATCCGTTCCACCATTTCCGTTGAAAAAGTTTTGGAACAGATTTTGAAAGGGATTCAATCGGGACTCGATCTTAGTTTGTCGGTGCTTGTGTTGTTTGACCGACAGAAAAATCAGATCCGGTTTCTTCCGCCAAAAAATCATCCGGCCATCAAAAAAATTCTTCCTCTCTTGGGAGATAACAAAACAGATTTTGTTTTTCCGCTTGATGTGCCTGAAAATTCGGCACTGCAAGCTCTTTATCATCACCAAATTATTTTTCGAAAACAGTTGGAAGAGGTGCTCATTGGAATTCAGCCGCCTCTTGGCAAAGAGGTGATGCAACAGATACAAACAACGATCGGTTTTAAAAAAATTGTGGGAGTACCGCTGGTCGCGGAAAGTGAATTGCTGGGTGCGTTGATCGGTTGCACGCCTTATGCGGTTGTCGATCCCCAAACAGTAACAACGCTGGAAGCTTTTGCCAATCAGGCGGCTTTGATTTTGGAAGCGGCTTTGTTGATTCAACGTCTTCGGGAAGCCAATACGAGTTTGAAAGAGGCAAACCGTGTGAAATCGGAATTTTTGGCTACGATGAGCCACGAGTTGCGCACTCCCTTGACTGCGATCATCGGATTTTCGGAACTTTTGTTGGAGGGGGTGATGGGGCGTTTGACGCAGGAACAACAGGATAGTCTGCGCGAAGTTTTGAATAACGGTGCAACGTTGCTCGATCTAATCAACAATCTGCTCGATATGGCGAAGGTTGATGCCGGGAAAATGACCCTTGAAATACAGCCCTTTAATCTTCCCGAACTTTTACAGCGCCTGACTCAAACTATCTCTTCTTTGATGCAAAGAAAAAATCTCACACTCAAACTTAATCTTCCAAAAGATGTGTCACCTTTTCGGGCGGACGAGAAAAAAATCCAGCAGGTCCTGTTAAATCTGCTTTCCAATGCCATCAAATTTACTCCCGAAGGGGGAATAATTGAAATCGATTTGAAATGTCATGGCGGTCCCAACTGGCTCGATGCAGTCCCGTGGAGTTCCAAAATAATAAAACAATCCCTTTTTGCCAATGGAGCTGTTGAGCTTTCCGTGGTAGACAATGGTATCGGTATCAAACAGGAAAATTTAACGAAAGTATTTGAAATGTTTTCACAGGGGGACAGTTCTGTAACAAGAAGTCATGGCGGAACAGGTTTGGGACTGACTTTGGCAAAACAGTTTGTGGAATTGCATAGGGGTGTGATTTGGGTGGAGAGCGAAGTGGGGAAGGGAACGAAATTCACAGTAATACTGCCAATCAGTTGA
- the gspD gene encoding type II secretion system secretin GspD, protein MDHGLETFRGRGVFLLLLVLGLWSLVYSPSFAQLPEGSATLPGAEEGAPPGEMPSSPDVPESAPPNGVPEKPEEEAAVNPSDEKVYLNVQDQDIKEVIKQISKATGRNFIIDSKVSGKVTILSNKMMTKEEAYQAFLSALQVAGFTTVSGPGGILKIIPLRDAKNFPIPTHIDTTPYTDSYITRLIKMENISANDMAEAIKGLISKDGNLFAYPETNTLVLTDSGTNIDRLMKIIKELDQEGPQQVVEIIPLHYAGAKEMAGIILNLFEEQKKQGGGGARPGGGGGSLEEIAQVSKIIADERTNSLIVLASKRAIEKVRDMISRLDSKLEEGAEGKIHVYYLKYAKAKDLVTVLQGLAGQAAKAPGAGGAVAQGAVIADLEEFKIGSDDATNSLLITSNLKTFNTLIDKVISKLDIPRKQVYLEAMVIEFSLTTDKRAGVSWTAGVAGGSTVGFGEAFNQLAGLIDPFNPANKASALLNAPGLLGGVLSTRTVAVEVIGADGAKKTVNMPAFSAFLNALSVFGNTNVIASPNLMALDNEEATIEIIRKEPEPGSNILGPSGLVSQGSPVRVDAGLTLKLTPQITEKGSVRMKIDQKYSSFTTAANPGLGTQAIVERKVTTSVITNDAQTVVIGGLMEDDVTTTRTKLPVLGDIPLLGYLFQKKESNSRKKNLLLFVTPYVVRDTDDFNRVLAKKLGQQEDFLNTTMKKKEKSTVDKLIKTHDFDLLDILAKKPGPVTSERAVVLPGGVYSTSNSAPIITAKPEEENHVTIVLPPLPPPAESVDQKQKSVIPTTTIQTQTQTQTQTQTTTPPPVQIIPPKKKPANQVKAGPVPATTKPKTTTTTTTTTTTTTKTPIKRPAVITLPPGTTPDIGE, encoded by the coding sequence ATGGACCATGGACTAGAGACCTTTAGGGGGAGGGGGGTTTTTCTTTTATTGCTGGTCCTTGGTCTATGGTCCTTGGTCTATAGTCCTTCCTTCGCCCAACTTCCTGAAGGGTCGGCTACTTTGCCGGGTGCGGAGGAGGGAGCTCCACCGGGAGAAATGCCTTCATCACCTGATGTTCCGGAGAGTGCACCCCCGAATGGAGTACCGGAAAAACCGGAGGAGGAAGCCGCTGTCAACCCCAGTGATGAAAAAGTTTATCTCAATGTGCAAGATCAAGACATCAAAGAAGTGATTAAACAAATCAGCAAAGCCACGGGGCGTAATTTTATTATCGACAGCAAAGTCTCCGGCAAAGTGACCATCCTTTCCAATAAAATGATGACGAAAGAAGAAGCCTATCAGGCTTTTTTGTCCGCCTTGCAGGTCGCCGGTTTTACAACCGTTTCGGGGCCCGGAGGAATTTTGAAAATTATTCCCCTGAGAGACGCCAAAAATTTTCCGATTCCAACCCACATTGACACGACACCTTATACCGACAGCTACATCACCCGTCTTATCAAGATGGAAAATATCAGCGCTAATGACATGGCCGAAGCGATCAAGGGTTTGATTTCAAAAGACGGAAATTTGTTTGCCTATCCCGAAACAAACACGCTGGTGCTGACGGATTCGGGCACCAATATCGACCGGTTGATGAAGATTATTAAGGAGCTGGATCAGGAAGGCCCGCAACAGGTTGTCGAAATTATTCCGCTACACTATGCCGGTGCCAAAGAAATGGCCGGTATTATTCTCAATTTATTTGAAGAACAAAAGAAGCAAGGGGGTGGTGGTGCCAGACCCGGCGGTGGGGGTGGTTCTCTGGAAGAGATTGCACAGGTTTCCAAAATTATTGCCGATGAAAGAACCAATTCTCTTATCGTGTTGGCAAGCAAGCGGGCCATTGAGAAAGTCAGAGACATGATCAGCCGCCTTGATTCCAAATTGGAAGAAGGGGCAGAGGGGAAAATTCATGTCTATTATTTGAAATATGCAAAAGCCAAAGATTTGGTCACGGTTCTGCAGGGGCTTGCGGGACAAGCGGCCAAGGCGCCGGGGGCCGGTGGAGCGGTAGCTCAGGGGGCGGTCATTGCTGATTTGGAAGAATTTAAAATCGGTTCCGATGATGCCACCAATTCTCTTCTGATTACTTCGAATCTGAAAACGTTCAATACATTGATCGACAAGGTAATCAGCAAACTCGATATCCCCAGAAAACAGGTTTATCTGGAAGCTATGGTCATTGAATTTTCCTTAACGACCGACAAAAGAGCGGGAGTTTCTTGGACCGCCGGTGTTGCAGGGGGATCGACCGTCGGATTTGGAGAGGCGTTTAACCAGTTGGCCGGTTTGATTGATCCTTTCAATCCGGCAAATAAAGCCTCCGCTCTCCTGAATGCCCCCGGTCTTTTAGGCGGGGTTTTGAGCACCAGAACGGTGGCCGTCGAAGTGATCGGTGCCGACGGAGCAAAAAAGACGGTTAATATGCCAGCCTTCTCCGCTTTTTTAAATGCCCTTTCCGTTTTTGGAAACACCAATGTGATTGCCAGCCCCAATCTGATGGCCTTGGATAATGAAGAAGCAACGATCGAGATTATTCGGAAAGAACCGGAACCGGGAAGTAATATTCTTGGACCAAGTGGTCTTGTTTCACAGGGAAGTCCCGTACGTGTTGACGCGGGTTTAACCTTAAAGCTAACACCGCAAATTACCGAAAAAGGCTCAGTCCGAATGAAAATCGACCAGAAATATTCTTCTTTCACCACGGCCGCAAATCCCGGTTTGGGAACCCAAGCTATTGTGGAAAGAAAAGTAACCACTTCTGTTATCACGAATGATGCACAGACGGTGGTCATCGGCGGATTGATGGAAGATGATGTGACAACAACACGGACCAAGCTTCCGGTTTTGGGTGACATCCCTCTTTTGGGATATTTATTTCAGAAAAAGGAGTCCAACTCACGGAAGAAGAATCTTCTTTTGTTTGTAACTCCTTATGTGGTTCGCGATACCGATGACTTCAACCGGGTATTGGCCAAAAAACTGGGGCAACAGGAGGACTTCCTGAATACCACTATGAAAAAGAAAGAAAAATCAACCGTGGATAAGTTAATCAAGACACACGATTTTGATCTGCTCGATATTTTGGCGAAGAAACCGGGCCCTGTCACATCGGAACGAGCGGTTGTTCTTCCGGGCGGTGTTTATTCCACATCCAATAGCGCGCCGATTATTACGGCAAAACCGGAAGAGGAAAATCATGTAACCATTGTATTGCCTCCCCTGCCTCCCCCCGCAGAATCCGTCGATCAGAAACAAAAATCTGTTATTCCAACAACTACAATTCAGACTCAAACTCAAACTCAAACTCAAACTCAAACAACAACCCCGCCACCCGTGCAAATTATTCCCCCAAAAAAGAAACCCGCCAATCAGGTAAAAGCGGGGCCCGTCCCAGCAACAACAAAACCAAAAACCACTACGACAACGACCACCACCACAACAACAACCACCAAAACCCCCATAAAACGTCCCGCAGTAATTACCCTCCCCCCCGGCACCACCCCCGACATTGGTGAGTAA
- the gspE gene encoding type II secretion system ATPase GspE yields MEERSLGAILLETSSLTEDQLQQGLAVQREKGIKLGEALVQLKFLRTEDILKALSIQLGFPYESRIEVESIDPALVEHLPINYAKDNEVLPLKKEDGSIIIAMADPSNFNALDDLRLLFNSDVKPVIAGSYEIVNAINAVYNRTTDKSEQVMSELDEQMEEIAEDFNEPVDLLDTSDEAPIIRLVNSLMFRAVKQKASDIHIEPFEKDLAVRFRIDGVLYDVMHPPKRAQNSIISRVKIMAGLNIAEKRIPQDGRIRIKIAGKDIDIRVSTIPTAFGESVVMRLLDKTSVLIDVETLGFIGKNLEYIRSVINKDHGIILVTGPTGSGKTTTLYSCLSKINSTELKIITVEDPVEYQLPGINQMQVNPKIDLTFATGLRAFLRQDPDVIMVGEIRDRETAEIAIQASLTGHLVLSTIHTNDAAATVTRLIDMGVEPFLVSSSVICIIAQRLIRSVCKDCARKYTPEEVELKKIGLTLEDLKGRQFYRPVGCPNCLETGYSGRTGIHEVMMIDDAIRAEIVKGSDASSIKKVAQAQGMKTIREDAAQKVLMGWTTVEEIMRATQEDAD; encoded by the coding sequence ATGGAAGAAAGAAGTTTAGGGGCGATCCTTTTGGAGACGAGTTCATTGACGGAAGATCAGCTCCAACAAGGGTTAGCCGTTCAACGTGAAAAGGGGATTAAGCTGGGGGAAGCCCTCGTTCAGCTTAAATTTTTGCGCACGGAAGATATTCTCAAGGCTCTCTCTATTCAATTGGGTTTTCCCTATGAAAGCCGTATCGAAGTCGAATCAATTGATCCGGCGCTGGTGGAGCACCTACCCATTAACTATGCGAAAGATAATGAGGTTTTGCCGTTAAAGAAAGAAGATGGGTCTATCATTATAGCGATGGCCGATCCCAGCAATTTTAATGCTCTGGATGACCTGCGCCTCCTTTTTAATTCCGATGTCAAACCCGTCATTGCCGGTTCTTATGAAATCGTGAACGCGATTAACGCGGTCTACAACCGGACGACCGACAAGAGTGAACAGGTGATGAGTGAGTTGGATGAACAGATGGAAGAAATTGCGGAAGATTTCAACGAACCCGTCGATTTGCTCGACACCTCCGATGAAGCCCCAATTATTCGCCTCGTCAACTCTTTGATGTTTCGCGCTGTCAAACAGAAGGCCAGTGATATTCACATCGAACCTTTTGAAAAGGACCTTGCGGTTCGCTTCCGAATTGACGGTGTGCTCTACGATGTCATGCACCCACCCAAAAGGGCGCAGAACTCGATCATCTCTCGCGTAAAAATTATGGCGGGCTTGAACATTGCCGAAAAGAGAATTCCTCAAGATGGACGCATTCGAATCAAAATCGCCGGAAAAGATATCGATATTCGTGTGTCGACGATTCCAACCGCTTTTGGCGAAAGTGTTGTCATGCGTCTTTTGGATAAGACATCGGTGCTCATTGATGTTGAGACGCTGGGATTCATCGGGAAAAATCTGGAATATATACGGAGTGTCATCAACAAAGATCACGGAATTATTTTGGTGACGGGACCGACCGGTTCCGGAAAAACCACAACGCTTTATTCGTGTCTCTCTAAAATCAATTCTACGGAATTGAAAATCATTACGGTTGAAGACCCTGTTGAATACCAATTGCCCGGCATCAACCAAATGCAGGTTAATCCCAAAATTGATCTGACATTTGCGACGGGACTTCGTGCCTTTTTGCGCCAAGACCCCGATGTGATTATGGTGGGAGAAATTCGTGACCGGGAAACTGCGGAAATTGCGATTCAAGCGTCCTTAACCGGTCACTTGGTTTTGTCCACCATCCATACAAACGATGCGGCCGCAACGGTAACCCGTTTGATTGATATGGGCGTGGAACCCTTTTTGGTTTCGTCCTCCGTCATTTGTATTATTGCACAACGACTGATTCGAAGTGTTTGCAAAGATTGTGCGAGAAAATACACCCCTGAAGAAGTGGAATTAAAAAAAATTGGTTTGACACTGGAAGATCTTAAAGGCCGTCAATTCTACCGACCGGTTGGTTGTCCCAATTGTCTTGAAACCGGATATTCCGGACGTACTGGCATTCACGAAGTCATGATGATTGATGACGCCATTCGTGCAGAAATTGTGAAAGGGTCCGACGCTTCCTCCATCAAAAAAGTGGCTCAGGCACAGGGAATGAAAACAATCAGAGAAGATGCCGCGCAAAAAGTGTTGATGGGTTGGACAACCGTCGAAGAAATCATGCGCGCAACACAAGAAGATGCGGATTAA
- the gspF gene encoding type II secretion system inner membrane protein GspF: MPVFEYTGINQQRKKASGIIEAESDKAARMKLRKMGIFPQILTLEGGAKKKFSLNTNVDFSKWGNRIKVQDIASMTRQMATLVNAGIPLVDSLTALVEQVENPKLRKVLTQIKEKVTEGQKLSDAMRAHPKIFTDLYVNMVNAGENSGALDVVLIRLADFTEGQARLKSKVIGAMIYPAIMSIVGVALMIMLVVFVVPQITQIFLDVKATLPLPTRILMFVSNALTTGWIVFLLLLLFGLSGFLLKKWFKTPKGREFLDKWMLKLPLFGKLNRMIAISRFARTLSTLLNSGVPLLNALDIVSHIVTNTVIRRAIEETKKSVQEGASVSDPLKRSGQFPPIVTHMIAIGEKTGDMEKMLERVAEAYDTQVDNTVSTLTTLLEPIMILVMAGVVSFIVMSILLPILQLNQLGG; this comes from the coding sequence ATGCCCGTTTTTGAATACACAGGGATTAATCAACAACGTAAGAAAGCTTCCGGTATCATTGAGGCCGAGAGTGACAAAGCGGCCCGGATGAAGCTTAGAAAAATGGGAATTTTTCCGCAGATTTTGACTCTTGAAGGTGGGGCCAAGAAAAAATTCTCTCTAAATACCAACGTTGATTTCAGTAAATGGGGAAATCGAATCAAAGTTCAGGATATTGCTAGCATGACAAGACAGATGGCAACCCTTGTCAATGCGGGAATTCCGCTGGTGGATTCTTTGACAGCTCTTGTCGAGCAGGTTGAAAACCCAAAACTCAGAAAAGTTCTGACTCAGATCAAAGAAAAAGTGACGGAAGGTCAAAAACTTTCCGACGCGATGCGTGCCCATCCCAAAATTTTTACCGATCTCTATGTTAACATGGTGAACGCCGGTGAAAACAGCGGCGCGCTGGATGTTGTGTTGATCAGGCTCGCCGATTTTACGGAAGGTCAGGCACGCCTCAAAAGCAAAGTAATCGGAGCGATGATTTATCCCGCCATCATGTCGATTGTCGGTGTTGCTTTGATGATTATGCTCGTTGTGTTTGTGGTTCCTCAAATCACGCAGATTTTTTTGGATGTCAAAGCAACCCTTCCCCTGCCGACGCGTATTTTGATGTTTGTCAGCAATGCGCTGACCACGGGCTGGATTGTGTTTTTGCTTTTACTCCTGTTTGGCTTGAGTGGGTTCCTGTTAAAAAAATGGTTCAAGACTCCAAAGGGACGGGAATTTTTGGATAAATGGATGCTAAAGTTGCCGTTGTTTGGAAAATTAAACCGGATGATTGCTATTTCCCGTTTTGCGAGAACGCTCTCGACTCTCTTAAATAGCGGCGTTCCTCTTTTAAATGCCCTCGACATTGTGAGTCATATTGTGACGAACACAGTTATACGCCGCGCTATTGAAGAAACAAAGAAAAGCGTACAAGAAGGAGCTTCCGTTTCAGATCCTTTAAAAAGAAGCGGACAATTTCCTCCGATTGTAACGCACATGATTGCCATCGGAGAAAAAACGGGGGATATGGAAAAAATGTTGGAGCGCGTCGCGGAAGCTTACGACACGCAGGTGGACAACACTGTTTCCACTTTGACAACACTTTTGGAGCCGATCATGATTTTAGTTATGGCAGGGGTGGTCTCTTTTATAGTAATGTCCATCCTGTTGCCAATTTTACAATTGAACCAACTAGGAGGATAA
- the gspG gene encoding type II secretion system major pseudopilin GspG, which yields MKRLLGANRGMTLIEIMVVITILGLIAAMVTVNVMGRLEKAKADTARTQIKSIEQAMEQYRLDSGNYPTTEQGLKALVEAPADSKRFQPGGYLKGGKVPLDPWRHDFSYVSPGTQGHPYEITSSGPDGQEGTDDDIKSSEE from the coding sequence ATGAAGAGATTACTTGGAGCCAATAGAGGTATGACACTCATTGAAATCATGGTGGTCATTACCATTTTGGGATTGATCGCCGCCATGGTGACCGTCAACGTGATGGGGCGTTTGGAAAAAGCAAAGGCGGATACCGCCAGAACACAGATCAAATCGATCGAACAAGCTATGGAACAATATCGTTTGGACAGTGGCAATTATCCTACCACAGAACAGGGACTCAAAGCCCTTGTCGAAGCTCCCGCGGATTCAAAACGTTTTCAACCGGGTGGTTATCTGAAGGGGGGCAAGGTTCCTCTTGACCCTTGGAGACATGATTTTTCCTACGTCAGCCCGGGCACCCAGGGACATCCGTATGAAATCACCTCAAGCGGTCCCGATGGCCAAGAGGGAACGGATGATGACATCAAG